In a genomic window of Syngnathus typhle isolate RoL2023-S1 ecotype Sweden linkage group LG4, RoL_Styp_1.0, whole genome shotgun sequence:
- the chs1 gene encoding chitin synthase 1 has protein sequence MEEVKIRGKSIQERLKERWDPFQLNPIGAEKEQKRRCFELAQYLVAIIVGLAVLTSAVIAKGSLLVLSTLSSTKDESKSKEKQFYMLMLVFCLVCPNFLVFIKSLWRCAFKSFVQPKLKTMLCICAIECIVSLGTSVLVLVVMPQFDILTNLFISGGVCILSALLQIVFRLQAEPWKILFPMCSLILTCAGYCLLGIDYYVRVSSHVDRQKDDCYVYIGIGIFSSLLISFCWWENPMQATNRMQDRLSELDGFRDFVFVISSLLRIIVIGAVYLVYHCLIRESIKWPDFNLKSDDWELLQNGLGLFFLQAFCSAACHWFGVVACKIHAVRMSFALPLISTGPSVLILGLVLFMTQVNGFDGPDIREFCDSLSTLSQKNTTPVVFLEITKSICRTSLNNAYMQWPFFMLALEGVCMWSGLVTCTYYVWKTKLQRIERTSQLFVRRLYESAFIDLSLLLNTKMKVSRARNQESPDDIQNCVIYLCATMWHETYDEMLKILTSMFRLDRYRGDPKEEHKDCFDFECHIYVDDAFMTEEDTGKRLVNSYVNDLTQVVIEVYRVFTNKEPDDVAIVETPYGGRLVFVMPEGNMLYFHLKDKFLIRNKKRWSQIMYMYYLLGWKGYLAKNPQAKRQDITRESLISVDGEIYLMPQHDNDNKRRFISDDNVYVLALDGDTDFQPKAVILLVDRLRMYDNVGAACGRIHPTGMGPMVWYQKFEYAVGHWLQKTAEHVFGSVLCSPGCFSLFRASALMDDNVLKRYTTTATRAGEYVQYDQGEDRWLCTLLLQQGWRVEYNAASDAYTNSPQEFKEFYNQRRRWGPSTLANTLDLLHSGGETVKRNPSISRPYIFYQMFTVGSSILGPASVTLMVAGAFQFVFKISGTLSIIIASIPPVFYIIVCFIAKANNQITIAAIMSVLYAFLMTASFFSIIGDMVMEGTFLTPTGVFLVSMTIMYSVTAILHPEEFGMIIYGLMYFICIPSGYLLLTIYSLVNMHIVTWGTRESNKGGTEVKKNHNVLCDRNCRLCCWDMKFQVTQETENLMIQQITGRTGQQAAPLPITAQETNEHPALTMELQPPADTNKMAQPGGKTLHIDKESVDSMEKASLSSASEDDDDEDGDDYDNNNQENADLPISDWVSPVKEEFLKKLTFANLKRNLREQIRSSLRNKNHDDVCDDLILMLTDTLTAQLYGIGPEDVLTESQLEELQQELTAQARRTLKTNRMERLDRKVKRAIEKTLTAPQVQKLEEDEDDFWKKLIERYLKPIVDTKAHLDEVTRELKSLRNKAVFLYFIVNVLWVVATFFLQAIGNDVISIKIPKFFSNGTQSGEYLKVEPLSLMFLLSFAILLLVQFLAMLYHRVYTLIHVVSYRSTEKDYKLKDADDEDDGLTLENLNVGGLSITSDDM, from the exons ATGGAGGAAGTGAAAATCAGAGGGAAGAGTATACAGGAACGACTCAA GGAAAGATGGGATCCGTTTCAACTCAACCCAATAGGAGCTGAGAAGGAACAGAAGAGAAGGTGCTTCGAATTGGCCCAGTACCTGGTGGCTATAATTGTGGGTTTAGCTGTCCTGACCAGTGCTGTTATTGCTAAG GGTTCTCTTTTGGTGCTGTCAACGTTGTCCAGTACGAAAGACGAGTCAAAGTCAAAGGAAAAACAGTTCTACATGCTGATGCTGGTGTTCTGTCTGGTTTGCCCAAACTTCTTGGTGTTCATAAAATCACTGTGGAGGTGTGCCTTCAAGAGCTTCGTACAGCCCAAACTGAAGACCATGTTGTGT ATTTGTGCCATTGAATGCATTGTGTCACTCGGTACTTCAGTCTTGGTGCTTGTGGTGATGCCCCAGTTTGACATTCTGACAAATCTGTTCATCAGCGGAGGTGTCTGTATTTTGTCTGCACTTCTTCAGATCGTCTTTCGACTGCAGGCAGAACCTTGGAAAATTTTATTCCCAATGTGCTCCCTCATTCTAACATGCGCTG GATATTGCCTGCTAGGAATCGACTACTATGTCCGCGTATCTTCGCATGTGGATAGACAGAAGGACGACTGCTATGTCTACATAGGAATTGGAATTTTCTCCTCACTTCTCATCTCATTTTGTTGGTGGGAGAATCCAATGCAAGCGACAAATCGAATGCAG GATAGATTGTCAGAACTGGATGGTTTCAGAGACTTTGTGTTTGTCATAAGCAGCCTGTTGAGGATAATTGTCATAG GAGCTGTATACCTTGTCTATCATTGCCTCATTAGGGAGTCCATCAAGTGGCCAGACTTCAATTTAAAGAGTGACGATTGGGAATTGTTACAAAATGGGCTGGGGCTGTTTTTCTTACAG GCCTTCTGCTCGGCGGCGTGCCACtggtttggggtggtagcttgTAAAATTCATGCTGTCAGGATGAGTTTTGCCTTGCCCTTAATTAGCACGGGCCCCTCGGTGCTTATATTGGGACTTGTACTTTTCATGACCCAAGTAAACGGATTTGACGGACCAGACATCAGGG AATTTTGTGACAGCTTGTCCACCTTGAGCCAGAAGAACACAACCCCTGTGGTCTTTCTAGAAATCACTAAGAGCATCTGCCGGACATCACTTAacaa CGCTTACATGCAATGGCCTTTTTTCATGCTGGCACTTGAGGGCGTATGTATGTGGTCGGGATTGGTCACATGCACTTACTACGTATGGAAAACAAAG CTCCAGCGTATAGAGAGAacctctcagctctttgttcgGCGGCTCTATGAATCTGCTTTCATAGACTTGTCTTTGTTGCTTAACACCAAGATGAAGGTGTCTCGGGCTCGAAACCAAGAAAG CCCCGATGACATCCAGAATTGTGTGATCTATCTATGTGCCACCATGTGGCATGAGACCTACGATGAAATGCTCAAGATTCTGACCTCCATGTTCAG GTTGGACCGTTACCGAGGTGATCCAAAGGAGGAACACAAGGACTGCTTTGATTTTGAGTGTCACATTTACGTGGATGATGCGTTTATGACTGAAGAAGACACAGGGAAAAGGCTGGTTAATTCATACGTTAATGACTTGACTCAAGTTGTCATCGAGGTTTACAG GGTCTTTACCAACAAAGAGCCTGACGACGTAGCCATCGTGGAAACTCCATATGGTGGCCGACTTGTATTTGTTATGCCAGAAGGCAACATGCTCTACTTTCACCTTAAAGACAAATTTCTCATCAGGAACAAGAAGAGATGGTCACAG ATTATGTACATGTATTATCTACTTGGCTGGAAGGGCTACCTTGCCAAAAACCCTCAGGCCAAA cgCCAAGACATAACCAGAGAGTCTTTAATCTCTGTGGATGGTGAGATATACCTCATGCCCCAACATGACAATGACAACAAAAGAAGATTCATCTCAGATGACAACGTATACGTTCTGGCTCTGGACGGGGATACCGACTTCCAGCCGAAAGCCGTGATCTTGCTAGTAGACAG GCTGAGGATGTATGACAATGTTGGGGCGGCCTGTGGACGAATCCACCCTACCGGAATGG GTCCCATGGTGTGGTACCAGAAGTTTGAGTATGCAGTGGGTCACTGGCTACAGAAGACAGCAGAACACGTGTTTGGGTCTGTGCTGTGCAGTCCAGGATGTTTCAGTCTGTTTCGAGCATCGGCCTTAATGGATGACAACGTGCTGAAGAGATACACGACGACTGCCACAAGGGCTGGAGAATATGTCCAATATGACCAAG gGGAGGATCGTTGGTTGTGTACTTTGCTACTGCAACAAGGGTGGCGTGTGGAATACAATGCCGCATCGGATGCCTACACCAACTCACCGCAAGAGTTTAAAGAGTTTTATAACCAGAGGAGACGATGGGGACCATCCACACTGGCTAATACATTGGACCTACTGCACAG TGGGGGAGAGACTGTGAAGAGAAACCCCTCCATATCCAGACCTTATATTTTCTACCAGATGTTCACTGTCGGTTCGTCTATTCTCGGGCCAGCCTCCGTGACCCTTATGGTGGCAG GTGCTTTCCAGTTTGTCTTTAAAATCTCGGGGACTCTTTCCATCATCATTGCGAGCATCCCACCTGTGTTCTACATTATCGTTTGTTTCATTGCCAAAGCAAACAACCAGATAACAATCGCTGCCATTATGAGTGTTCTGTATGCCTTCCTCATGACGGCGTCCTTCTTTTCAATAATCG GTGATATGGTGATGGAGGGAACGTTCCTAACCCCAACTGGTGTGTTCCTGGTTTCTATGACAATCATGTACTCGGTGACTGCTATCCTTCACCCCGAGGAGTTTG GAATGATCATCTATGGCCTGATGTATTTTATCTGCATTCCCAGTGGCTACCTTCTCCTTACCATCTACTCACTGGTTAACATGCATATTGTGACCTGGGGCACAAGGGAATCAAATAA GGGAGGAACCGAGGTAAAGAAGAACCATAACGTGCTGTGTGACCGAAACTGCAGACTCTGCTGCTGGGACATGAAGTTTCAG GTAACTCAAGAAACTGAGAATTTGATGATTCAACAAATCACGGGACGGACTGGGCAGCAAGCAGCTCCCCTTCCAATCACAGCCCAGGAAACGAATGAACACCCTGCTTTAACAATGGAGCTGCAGCCTCCAGCTGACACCAACAAAATGGCACAGCCAGGAGGAAAGACATTACATATTGATAAAGAGAG TGTCGATAGCATGGAAAAAGCAAGTCTATCAAGCGCATCTGAAGATGACGACGATGAAGATGGTGATGATTATGACAACAACAACCAGGAGAATGCAGACCTTCCTATTAGCG ACTGGGTGAGTCCGGTGAAAGAAGAGTTTCTAAAGAAGTTGACATTTGCCAACTTGAAGAGGAACTTAAGAGAACAAATACG ATCCTCCCTCCGCAACAAGAATCACGATGACGTGTGTGACGACTTGATATTAATGTTAACAGACACACTCACTGCACAACTATACGGAATAGGACCTGAAGATGTTCTGACAGAAAGCCAACTAGAGGAACTACAACAGGAATTGACGGCGCAG GCTCGGCGCACACTGAAGACCAATCGCATGGAAAGATTAGACAGAAAAGTCAAGAGAGCCATTGAGAAAACTCTGACTGCACCTCAGGTGCAGAAACTAGAAGAG GACGAAGATGATTTCTGGAAGAAGTTGATTGAGCGCTATTTGAAGCCCATTGTTGACACAAAAGCACATCTGGACGAGGTGACCAGAGAGCTAAAATCGCTACGTAATAAG GCAGTATTCCTCTATTTTATCGTCAATGTACTGTGGGTGGTTGCTACCTTCTTCCTGCAAGCCATTGGAAATGACGTCATAAGCATCAAGATCCCGAAATTCTTTTCAAACGGAACACAATCTGGAGAGTACCTCAAg GTGGAGCCTCTCAGCTTAATGTTTCTGTTGTCCTTTGCCATCCTTCTTCTCGTCCAGTTCCTCGCCATGTTGTATCACAG GGTCTACACTTTGATCCATGTGGTGTCATACCGCAGCACCGAGAAGGACTACAAACTGAAAGATGCC GACGACGAAGACGATGGCTTGACTTTAGAGAACCTTAACGTCGGTGGATTGAGCATTACAAGCGATGACATGTAG
- the ddx21 gene encoding nucleolar RNA helicase 2, whose translation MPSKSVVEVKTMEEESDTAADLEALKIKSKEAKKLKKKKKLEEQEEPDSECLVPKKKKRKNKLAEDEVNGHIDEATDLTGITDLTEPPKKKKRKNKLAEDEVNGHIDEATDLAGITDITEPPKKKKKKKSKEAVEEKIIGVVEAEINEHSMPDTPAPTPSQTPSQSDGSESEKEIEETPEQKAGAFSNFRIAHGTIQKLNARGVSYLFDIQVQTFDHIYDGHDVLAQARTGTGKTFSFAIPLVEKLQSDGLTQPRGRPPKVLVLAPTRELAVQVARDFKNIAKKLNISCFYGGVPYPPQFEAIRNGIDVLVGTPGRIKDLFEKRSLDLTKLKHVVLDEVDQMLDMGFAEAVEEIISSSYNKQNDDPNPQTLLFSATCPPWVYEVAKKYMRPNCKRVDLIGTKTQRAATTVKHLAMECHWSQRATVIGDVIQVYSGSSGRTIIFCETKRQVNELFTSTSIKQNTQCLHGDIPQQQREVTLQGFRKGTFDVLVATNVAARGLDIPEVDLVIQCSPPKDVDSYIHRSGRTGRAGRMGICICFYVQREAYQLRNVEQSAGITFKRVSAPSTNDLIKSSSKDVSTFLDSVSTAAIEHFRVSAERLIKEKGAVEALAAALAHMSGLTSLTNRSLLTSKPGHTTMQLICSQKMYNLGLAWNTLKEKLGEEVENHISAMVFIVGQMGVCFDIPDDKVKEFEEGWEDDSFWQLTVATELPQLDRDSRSDGGRSQGGRGRSFGGGRGGNWKGRFQGGRSQSFGGSGGRGGSGRSGGWNGSKRYFNQSF comes from the exons ATGCCGTCTAAAAGCGTCGTTGAGGTCAAAACCATGGAAGAAGAGAGTGACACCGCCGCGGATCTTGAGGCGTTAAAG aTCAAATCCAAGGAAGCCAAGAAactaaagaagaagaagaagcttgAGGAACAAGAGGAGCCGGACAGTGAATGTCTtgtaccaaaaaagaaaaagagaaaaaacaagCTAGCAGAGGACGAAGTCAATGGTCACATAGATGAAGCAACCGACCTGACCGGCATTACTGATCTTACTGagccaccaaaaaagaaaaagagaaaaaacaagCTAGCAGAGGACGAAGTCAATGGTCACATAGATGAAGCAACCGACTTGGCTGGCATTACTGATATTACTGAGccaccaaagaagaagaagaaaaaaaagagcaaggaaGCAGTTGAGGAG AAAATAATAGGAGTTGTTGAAGCTGAAATCAATGAACATTCCATGCCAGACACACCTGCTCCAACCCCAAGCCAGACACCATCTCAATCCGATGGGTCAGAGAGTGAAAAGGAAATA GAGGAAACACCTGAGCAGAAAGCCGGAGCCTTCTCCAACTTCAGAATCGCTCATGGCACTATTCAAAAACTCAACG CTCGAGGAGTCTCCTACCTGTTTGACATTCAGGTCCAGACATTTGATCACATATATGATGGACATGATGTACTTGCCCAAGCGCGCACAGGAACAGGGAAGACTTTCTCCTTTGCTATTCCACTGGTGGAGAAACTCCAGTCGGATGGATTGACACAACCAAGAGGACGTCCCCCCAAG GTGTTGGTCTTGGCTCCCACCAGAGAGTTGGCCGTCCAGGTCGCTAGGGACTTTAAAAACATTGCCAAGAAATTGAACATCTCCTGTTTCTATGGAGGCGTCCCATACCCGCCCCAAT tTGAGGCCATCCGTAACGGGATTGATGTTTTGGTGGGAACCCCTGGTCGTATTAAAGATCTCTTCGAGAAAAGGAGCCTTGATCTCACAAAACTGAAGCATGTGGTTCTTGATGAAGTAGACCAAATGCTGGACATGGGATTTGCTGAGGCAGTGGAGGAAATTATATCCTCCTCCTATAATAAGCAAA ATGACGACCCTAATCCTCAGACGCTCCTGTTTTCGGCCACCTGCCCCCCATGGGTCTACGAAGTGGCCAAGAAATACATGAGGCCCAATTGCAAGCGTGTTGACCTGATTGGAACGAAAACGCAGAGAGCCGCAACAACTGTAAAG CATCTGGCCATGGAATGCCACTGGTCACAGCGTGCCACGGTGATAGGAGACGTGATCCAGGTGTACAGCGGCAGCAGCGGGCGGACGATCATTTTCTGTGAGACCAAGAGACAGGTCAATGAGCTTTTCACGAGTACATCCATCAAACAG AACACCCAGTGCCTCCATGGCGACATTCCCCAACAACAGCGGGAAGTTACGCTGCAAGGCTTCAGGAAGGGGACCTTTGATGTTTTGGTGGCTACCAATGTGGCAGCCCGCGGGTTAGACATCCCTGAAGTTGACCTCGTCATACAGTGTTCTCCGCCCAAG GATGTGGATTCGTATATCCATCGCTCAGGAAGAACGGGCAGAGCTGGAAGAATGGGAATATGCATTTGTTTCTACGTGCAGCGTGAGGCGTATCAGCTACGCAACGTGGAACAATCGGCT GGCATTACGTTTAAACGAGTCTCTGCTCCCTCTACCAATGACCTCATCAAGTCATCAAGCAAGGATGTTTCAAC GTTCCTGGACTCTGTCTCCACGGCAGCCATTGAACATTTCAGAGTTTCTGCTGAGAGGCTGATAAAGGAGAAAGGAGCAGTGGAAGCGCTGGCCGCGGCCTTGGCACACATGTCCGGGTTGACGAGTTTGACAAATAGGTCACTGCTCACCTCCAAACCT GGTCATACCACCATGCAGTTGATATGCTCTCAGAAAATGTATAATCTTGGTCTTGCCTGGAATACGCTCAAGGAAAAACTGGGAGAGGAGGTTGAAAATCACATCAGTGCAATGGTCTTCATTGTAGGCCAAATG GGCGTTTGTTTCGATATTCCAGATGACAAAGTGAAGGAGTTTGAG GAGGGCTGGGAAGATGATAGCTTTTGGCAGCTGACCGTGGCCACGGAGCTCCCCCAGCTGGACAGGGACAGCCGAAGTGATGGTGGAAGATCCCAAGGCGGACGTGGCCGGAGTTTTGGGGGAGGTAGAGGAGGCAATTGGAAGGGAAGATTCCAAGGGGGACGTAGCCAGAGTTTTGGGGGAAGTGGCGGTCGCGGTGGGTCAGGTAGAAGTGGCGGCTGGAACGGATCCAAACGTTACTTCAACCAATCGTTTTGA